CCGCGAATGGCTCTAGTTTGCTATCTATGGGGGAATTGTCAAGACTAAGGTTGCAGATAAAAAGCGAACCAAACCCTCGATCAAAGCGAATCTATCGTGTCGTCGCCCGATGCCTTCGCCTGGCCAGGCGCAAACCCGTGACGCTCAACGATTTTCAATCCCGCAGCCCTTCTCACAATCCGTAGAAAGAATTTGTTTGCCTTTACGGTCCACTTGTGGCACTTCCGTTCGATCATGCCTGAGACCAAATGGTATCGCGAGCTGACGCCCTACCAATGGCGCGTGTTGATCTGTGCCTGCCTGGGTTGGGCGCTCGACATCATGGATGGCTACCTCTACGCGATTATTTTGTTTCCGGCGATGAGCGATCTGTTGGGCACAACCGAAAGCGCGGTGATCGGCCTCTACGGCGGCATCGTGCTTAGCATCTTCATGATCGGTTGGGCGCTCGGCGGTTTGATCTTTGGCCCAATCGCCGATCGCTATGGCCGTGCGAAGACCATGGCGATCACCATTCTTATCTACGCGACATGCACGGGGTTATGCGGTTTGGCGAATAGTTGGCAGGAGCTGGCGCTGTATCGGTTTCTTACCGGACTAGGCATCGGCGGCGAATGGGCCGCCGGCGCCGCGTTGATCGCCGAGAGTTTTCCCGACAAGTCGCGCGCCAAGGCGGCCGGCATCATGCAAGCCTCCGGCGGCATCGGCTTTTTTCTCGCGACGGCGCTGTATTTATTTGTCGGCCCCTACGGCTGGCGCTGGGTGTTTGCTCTCGGCGTGTTGCCGGCCATCGTGGCGTTCTACATCCGTCATTCTCTGGAAGAACCGGCGCGCTGGACGCGCGCTAAACAGACCGGCAACCCGTTTGCCGCGCTGTTCGCACCGGAGACGCGACGCGATGTCCTCGTCGGCACGGGCCTCGCTGTGGTCGCGACATTTGGCTATCAAGGCGCGGTGCAATGGGTGCCCAGTTGGATCGCCGCCATGCTCAACGCGCAAGGCACCCGCGCGGTGATTCCGCAGGTGAGTCTGGTAACGACGACGCTCACCACCGGCGGCATCCTGGGCTGCTTGTGCATGCCCTACGTCGCCGAGCGCTGGGGCCGCAAGGGCGCCATGTTCATTTATTTTCTCGGCGCGCTGATTTCCGTGCCGACGACATTTTTGTTCGCCACGCAGTTTAGTCACGCGGTCATAGCGTCGCCGGTGATGGGGTTTTTCGCCGCCGGTGTTACCACGGCGTTTGCGATTTATTTTCCGGAGCTGTTTCCA
The sequence above is drawn from the Deltaproteobacteria bacterium genome and encodes:
- a CDS encoding MFS transporter → MPETKWYRELTPYQWRVLICACLGWALDIMDGYLYAIILFPAMSDLLGTTESAVIGLYGGIVLSIFMIGWALGGLIFGPIADRYGRAKTMAITILIYATCTGLCGLANSWQELALYRFLTGLGIGGEWAAGAALIAESFPDKSRAKAAGIMQASGGIGFFLATALYLFVGPYGWRWVFALGVLPAIVAFYIRHSLEEPARWTRAKQTGNPFAALFAPETRRDVLVGTGLAVVATFGYQGAVQWVPSWIAAMLNAQGTRAVIPQVSLVTTTLTTGGILGCLCMPYVAERWGRKGAMFIYFLGALISVPTTFLFATQFSHAVIASPVMGFFAAGVTTAFAIYFPELFPTKIRATAQGFCFNFARFFSAAGPLLAGVLTSAHGSFAPAVATIGSIYILGLVLLIWARETRGQALRD